The following proteins are co-located in the Triticum aestivum cultivar Chinese Spring chromosome 1A, IWGSC CS RefSeq v2.1, whole genome shotgun sequence genome:
- the LOC123184049 gene encoding uncharacterized protein isoform X2 has translation MINDSASGSGNSKKQRRKKRRRSLVRAAVETGWMPSDADVRVRVEDASPMPLNFVQHGVHVLGGCPSSGTGCMCGNKLSCCPNNGVHVLSTGSLPILAGEEVLPEDAETQDGNEVLPEDAETDGGEVLPEGADADGGHMLPEDTETGDDVDVLLEDAQTDDGIELLPEDAQTDDGVELLLQDAQTDDGIELLPEDAQTDDGVELLLQDAQTDDGVELLPEDGEAALPEDADSDVSFVPDSMPAHGGDSLDESTMEEPVHVCMKQYNHA, from the exons ATGATCAACGATTCCGCAAGCGGCAGTGGGAATTCGAAGAaacagagaaggaagaagaggaggaggtccCTGGTGAGGGCTGCGGTGGAGACTGGCTGGATGCCCTCA GATGCCGATGTCCGCGTCCGTGTAGAAGATGCCTCGCCCATGCCGCTCAATTTTGTTCAACACGGCGTCCATGTCCTTGGCGGTTGCCCAAGTTCAGGAACAGGATGCATGTGTGGCAATAAGCTCAGCTGCTGCCCAAACAATGGTGTGCATGTCCTTAGTACAGGGAGCTTGCCCATCTTGGCCGGTGAAGAGGTACTGCCCGAGGACGCTGAGACCCAGGACGGCAATGAGGTGCTGCCCGAGGACGCCGAGACCGACGGCGGAGAGGTGCTGCCCGAGGGCGCCGATGCCGATGGCGGACACATGTTGCCCGAGGACACCGAGACCGGCGACGACGTAGACGTGCTGCTTGAGGACGCCCAGACCGACGATGGCATAGAGTTGCTGCCCGAGGATGCCCAGACCGACGACGGTGTTGAGTTGCTGCTCCAGGACGCCCAGACCGACGATGGCATAGAGTTGCTGCCCGAGGACGCCCAGACCGACGACGGCGTCGAGTTGCTGCTCCAGGACGCCCAGACCGACGATGGCGTAGAGTTGCTTCCTGAAGACGGTGAAGCGGCACTGCCGGAGGATGCTGACAGTGATGTATCTTTCGTGCCTGACTCTATGCCCGCTCACGGTGGCGACTCGCTCGATGAATCGACGATGGAG GAACCAGTACATGTATGCATGAAGCAGTACAACCATGCATGA
- the LOC123184049 gene encoding uncharacterized protein isoform X1, with amino-acid sequence MINDSASGSGNSKKQRRKKRRRSLVRAAVETGWMPSDADVRVRVEDASPMPLNFVQHGVHVLGGCPSSGTGCMCGNKLSCCPNNGVHVLSTGSLPILAGEEVLPEDAETQDGNEVLPEDAETDGGEVLPEGADADGGHMLPEDTETGDDVDVLLEDAQTDDGIELLPEDAQTDDGVELLLQDAQTDDGIELLPEDAQTDDGVELLLQDAQTDDGVELLPEDGEAALPEDADSDVSFVPDSMPAHGGDSLDESTMEVRDIMLNLLIPGYLM; translated from the exons ATGATCAACGATTCCGCAAGCGGCAGTGGGAATTCGAAGAaacagagaaggaagaagaggaggaggtccCTGGTGAGGGCTGCGGTGGAGACTGGCTGGATGCCCTCA GATGCCGATGTCCGCGTCCGTGTAGAAGATGCCTCGCCCATGCCGCTCAATTTTGTTCAACACGGCGTCCATGTCCTTGGCGGTTGCCCAAGTTCAGGAACAGGATGCATGTGTGGCAATAAGCTCAGCTGCTGCCCAAACAATGGTGTGCATGTCCTTAGTACAGGGAGCTTGCCCATCTTGGCCGGTGAAGAGGTACTGCCCGAGGACGCTGAGACCCAGGACGGCAATGAGGTGCTGCCCGAGGACGCCGAGACCGACGGCGGAGAGGTGCTGCCCGAGGGCGCCGATGCCGATGGCGGACACATGTTGCCCGAGGACACCGAGACCGGCGACGACGTAGACGTGCTGCTTGAGGACGCCCAGACCGACGATGGCATAGAGTTGCTGCCCGAGGATGCCCAGACCGACGACGGTGTTGAGTTGCTGCTCCAGGACGCCCAGACCGACGATGGCATAGAGTTGCTGCCCGAGGACGCCCAGACCGACGACGGCGTCGAGTTGCTGCTCCAGGACGCCCAGACCGACGATGGCGTAGAGTTGCTTCCTGAAGACGGTGAAGCGGCACTGCCGGAGGATGCTGACAGTGATGTATCTTTCGTGCCTGACTCTATGCCCGCTCACGGTGGCGACTCGCTCGATGAATCGACGATGGAGGTAAGGGATATTATGCTGAACCTATTAATTCCTGGTTATCTGATGTGA